Proteins co-encoded in one Sulfurospirillum arsenophilum NBRC 109478 genomic window:
- a CDS encoding NAD(P)/FAD-dependent oxidoreductase codes for MKSDKIIEEILFEIEKHEGGMSRRNAMKFLAASPIAASVLASAATATEAQASSSNATGKIVIVGGGLAGVATAAKLTQRLSSPDITLIEPNPKSVSYQPGQTLIAAGVWQKSDIEYETANFIPKGVKWIKDSVVSFDPTNNKVKTADGTEISYDYLIVAMGLMLNFGAIKGLEGEITSSGANDVVRKKVGKDGVYSIYFADGAVDTKKGIEELIAKAKAHKGTEKLQAIFTDPDTAIKCGGAPKKIMYITHDLLTKAGVRDKVELTFCPSGDKMFGVPEYNTAIFEQFKARDFKWEFKTNLVAIDTANKVATFEKKWLEKGEYDEDLKEYTMISMSKNVEKKYDFIHITPPQKAPDLVGKSPIGSSKGWVPVVKETLQHVTYKNVFALGDVAAVPMGKTGGSARKQYNVVAENLIAVMEKQEKLPAAYDGYTVCPLITSIGTVALLEFNWTAKPAPSFPLDPTQERWIWWLLKVYALKPMTIYGMLSGRA; via the coding sequence ATGAAATCAGACAAAATCATTGAGGAGATACTCTTTGAGATTGAGAAGCATGAAGGTGGAATGTCTCGCCGTAATGCGATGAAATTTTTGGCAGCATCACCAATTGCTGCAAGTGTCTTGGCGAGTGCGGCAACTGCAACAGAAGCTCAAGCTTCTAGCTCCAATGCAACGGGCAAAATTGTTATTGTAGGTGGTGGTCTTGCAGGTGTTGCAACAGCGGCAAAACTTACGCAAAGACTTTCTAGTCCTGATATTACGCTTATTGAGCCAAATCCAAAATCAGTTTCGTATCAGCCTGGGCAAACTCTAATTGCTGCTGGAGTATGGCAAAAAAGTGACATTGAGTATGAAACCGCAAATTTTATACCCAAAGGTGTTAAATGGATTAAAGATTCTGTAGTCAGTTTTGATCCGACAAACAACAAAGTTAAAACAGCAGATGGTACAGAAATAAGCTACGACTATTTAATTGTTGCAATGGGATTAATGCTTAATTTCGGGGCTATTAAAGGGCTTGAAGGTGAAATCACCTCTTCGGGCGCTAATGATGTTGTGCGTAAAAAAGTAGGTAAAGATGGCGTTTACTCTATCTATTTTGCAGATGGCGCTGTTGATACAAAAAAAGGTATTGAAGAACTCATTGCGAAAGCAAAAGCGCACAAAGGTACTGAAAAACTTCAAGCAATTTTTACAGATCCTGATACGGCTATAAAATGTGGTGGCGCTCCTAAAAAAATTATGTATATTACCCATGATTTACTCACAAAAGCAGGTGTAAGAGATAAAGTAGAATTAACCTTTTGTCCAAGTGGTGACAAGATGTTTGGTGTGCCTGAATACAATACTGCTATCTTTGAGCAATTTAAAGCCAGAGACTTTAAATGGGAATTCAAAACCAATTTAGTAGCAATTGATACAGCAAATAAAGTAGCAACATTTGAAAAAAAATGGCTTGAAAAAGGCGAGTATGATGAGGACCTTAAAGAATACACCATGATCTCAATGAGTAAAAATGTTGAGAAAAAGTATGACTTTATCCATATCACGCCTCCTCAAAAAGCGCCTGATCTTGTTGGTAAATCACCTATTGGCTCAAGTAAAGGCTGGGTCCCTGTTGTTAAAGAAACACTTCAACATGTGACTTACAAAAATGTCTTTGCATTAGGAGATGTTGCCGCAGTTCCTATGGGTAAAACAGGAGGAAGTGCGCGTAAACAATACAACGTTGTTGCGGAAAACTTAATCGCAGTGATGGAAAAGCAAGAAAAACTTCCAGCTGCTTATGATGGTTACACGGTTTGTCCGTTGATCACCAGCATTGGAACGGTAGCACTGCTTGAATTTAATTGGACAGCTAAACCTGCTCCATCCTTCCCTCTTGATCCGACACAAGAGCGCTGGATTTGGTGGTTACTTAAAGTCTATGCACTTAAACCTATGACAATTTATGGCATGCTCTCTGGTAGAGCCTAA
- a CDS encoding Ppx/GppA phosphatase family protein, producing MIGCDLGSNTLRIVQIECQSKTRIKAFERIVRTAKDLHVTGLISKTSKQNIFNALHEASKLFDFKNERCFCVTTEAMRIASNAKEILEEIEATFGLTFQIISGEKEAYLTSLAVENALKREGYEHQTYALFDLGGGSTELTFCKNGTKQSQSFPFGIINVAERYTHDRMQHVTRIVESINPFTQAQPHISSTFLQLVTTAGTPTTVAAFLEGLDYAHYDANVVNGKVLHVNDFEEAYERLSAMNEEEAERYTGTNRRDLVVVGILIVKAIMRKLGFERCIVIDDGLREGVALEQCYNLNKS from the coding sequence ATGATTGGCTGTGATTTAGGCTCAAATACGCTACGTATTGTCCAAATAGAATGTCAAAGTAAAACGCGTATTAAAGCGTTTGAACGCATTGTTCGTACGGCAAAAGATTTACATGTAACGGGTCTCATTAGTAAAACTTCCAAACAAAATATCTTTAATGCTCTTCATGAAGCTTCAAAGCTCTTTGATTTTAAAAATGAACGCTGTTTTTGTGTAACGACTGAGGCTATGCGAATTGCGTCAAATGCTAAAGAAATCTTAGAAGAGATAGAGGCAACTTTTGGGCTTACATTTCAGATTATATCCGGTGAAAAAGAGGCTTATTTAACATCACTCGCTGTCGAAAATGCTCTCAAACGTGAAGGTTATGAGCACCAAACTTATGCGTTATTTGACCTTGGTGGAGGTTCAACAGAACTTACCTTTTGCAAAAATGGCACAAAACAATCTCAGAGCTTTCCCTTTGGGATTATCAATGTTGCAGAGCGTTATACACACGATCGTATGCAGCATGTAACCCGTATCGTTGAATCCATCAATCCATTTACTCAAGCGCAACCTCACATTTCTTCCACTTTTTTACAATTAGTAACAACTGCAGGGACACCAACAACTGTAGCCGCTTTTTTAGAAGGGCTTGACTATGCCCATTATGATGCCAATGTTGTCAATGGAAAAGTTTTACATGTAAACGATTTTGAAGAAGCGTATGAGCGTTTATCTGCAATGAATGAAGAGGAAGCAGAGCGTTACACAGGTACAAATCGCAGAGATTTGGTTGTTGTAGGCATTTTGATTGTTAAAGCAATTATGCGAAAATTAGGATTTGAGAGATGTATCGTTATTGATGATGGTCTGAGAGAAGGGGTAGCACTTGAACAGTGTTACAATTTGAACAAATCATAA
- a CDS encoding acetolactate synthase large subunit: protein MELSGSQMVIEALRKENVSVVFGYPGGAIMNVYDEVYKQNYFKHILTRHEQAALHAADGYARATGEVGVAFVTSGPGFTNAVTGLATAYMDSIPMVVISGQVPISMIGTDAFQEIDAVGISRPCVKHNYLVKDVKDLPRILKEAFYIARSGRPGPVHVDIPKDVTAQIGHFAYPSEIKMQTYKPTYKGNPRQIKKAIEAIQASKRPVLYIGGGAINSNASEEVREFAKLCGIPAVETLMARGVMGDENPLLLGMLGMHGCYSANMAMSEADLMIAFGPRFDDRVTGKLSEFAKHAKIIHVDIDPSSIGKIVPIDYPIVGDLKNVVEAMIPLAKEQIDENKYKPWRDLLKRYNEIHPLKYEDSNEILKPQWAIERVGQLLGDKAIICTDVGQHQMWAAQFYPFSYPRQWLSSGGLGTMGYGLPAAIGAKVAKPEKTVINFTGDGSILMNIQELMTAVENKVAVVNIILNNQFLGMVRQWQTFFYNKRYSSTDLSVQPDFVKLVESFGGRGFRVKTKDEFDKALKEAIESNCVCMIDVQVDRFENVLPMVPAGGTLYNMMLEYKE, encoded by the coding sequence ATGGAGTTAAGCGGTTCCCAGATGGTCATAGAAGCACTACGTAAGGAGAATGTCAGCGTCGTCTTTGGCTATCCTGGTGGTGCTATAATGAATGTTTATGACGAAGTTTATAAACAAAATTATTTTAAACATATTCTTACACGACACGAACAAGCAGCGCTGCATGCAGCTGATGGTTACGCACGTGCAACCGGAGAGGTAGGTGTTGCGTTTGTCACCAGTGGTCCTGGATTTACTAATGCAGTCACAGGACTTGCAACGGCTTATATGGATTCTATTCCTATGGTTGTTATCAGCGGTCAAGTTCCTATTAGTATGATTGGAACCGACGCGTTTCAAGAGATCGATGCTGTAGGCATTAGTCGTCCATGTGTCAAACATAATTATTTGGTTAAAGATGTTAAAGACTTGCCACGTATTTTAAAAGAGGCATTTTACATTGCACGAAGCGGCAGACCTGGTCCTGTTCATGTGGACATCCCTAAAGATGTCACGGCACAGATTGGTCATTTTGCGTATCCGAGTGAAATTAAAATGCAAACCTATAAACCAACCTATAAAGGCAATCCACGCCAGATCAAAAAGGCGATTGAAGCGATCCAAGCTTCCAAGCGTCCTGTTCTTTACATCGGTGGTGGAGCGATTAATTCAAACGCTAGCGAAGAAGTGCGAGAATTTGCTAAGCTCTGTGGTATTCCTGCCGTTGAAACCTTAATGGCACGTGGTGTTATGGGTGATGAAAACCCACTGCTTCTTGGAATGTTAGGAATGCACGGCTGTTACAGTGCCAATATGGCAATGAGTGAAGCAGACCTTATGATTGCATTTGGTCCACGTTTTGATGACCGTGTTACAGGTAAACTGAGTGAATTTGCAAAACATGCCAAAATCATTCATGTCGACATAGATCCTAGTAGCATTGGTAAAATTGTACCGATTGATTACCCCATTGTAGGCGATCTTAAAAACGTTGTTGAAGCGATGATCCCTCTTGCAAAAGAGCAGATTGATGAGAATAAATATAAACCGTGGCGTGATCTGTTAAAGCGTTACAATGAAATTCATCCACTCAAATACGAAGACTCGAATGAGATTCTTAAACCTCAATGGGCAATTGAGCGAGTAGGGCAATTACTAGGCGATAAAGCAATTATTTGTACCGATGTTGGTCAACATCAAATGTGGGCAGCACAGTTTTATCCATTCTCTTATCCTCGTCAATGGCTAAGCAGTGGCGGACTTGGAACGATGGGTTATGGTCTTCCAGCAGCCATTGGTGCCAAAGTTGCAAAGCCTGAGAAGACGGTTATTAACTTTACAGGTGATGGCTCAATCTTGATGAACATTCAAGAGTTGATGACCGCTGTTGAAAACAAAGTGGCTGTGGTTAATATCATCCTAAACAACCAATTTTTAGGAATGGTTCGCCAATGGCAAACTTTTTTCTATAACAAGCGTTACTCATCAACAGACCTTTCTGTCCAACCTGATTTTGTTAAACTGGTTGAAAGTTTTGGTGGACGTGGTTTTAGAGTTAAAACTAAAGATGAGTTCGATAAAGCTCTCAAAGAAGCCATTGAAAGTAACTGTGTTTGTATGATTGACGTACAAGTAGATCGCTTTGAAAACGTTTTACCGATGGTTCCAGCAGGTGGAACGCTTTACAATATGATGCTTGAGTATAAGGAGTAG
- the ilvN gene encoding acetolactate synthase small subunit has protein sequence MRRVLSVIVLNEDGVLSRISGLFAGRGYNIDSLTVAPIPKTNLSRLTIVTSGSTPVLEQIVKQLHKLIPTYKVIESGQFVEKEMALVKIPLSEDFNGLDAMLKAYNGTIASSGEDFIVVMVADDYDRIDNFLKAVKKYNPTDIVRSGSVAMDI, from the coding sequence ATCAGAAGAGTTTTATCTGTTATCGTTTTAAATGAAGATGGCGTTTTATCGCGTATATCAGGTCTTTTTGCAGGACGTGGTTACAACATTGACTCCCTTACCGTGGCTCCAATACCAAAAACAAATCTATCAAGATTGACCATTGTTACCTCCGGAAGCACGCCTGTTTTAGAGCAAATTGTTAAGCAGTTGCATAAATTGATACCAACCTATAAAGTTATTGAATCGGGTCAATTTGTTGAGAAAGAGATGGCATTGGTTAAAATTCCTTTGAGCGAAGATTTTAATGGACTTGATGCGATGCTTAAAGCTTATAATGGAACGATTGCAAGTAGTGGTGAGGATTTTATCGTTGTCATGGTTGCTGATGATTACGATCGTATCGACAATTTTTTAAAAGCAGTTAAAAAATACAACCCAACCGACATCGTTAGAAGCGGCTCAGTCGCAATGGATATTTAA
- the lpxD gene encoding UDP-3-O-(3-hydroxymyristoyl)glucosamine N-acyltransferase, with protein MKLSLLAQAISLEFSGFDMEVTSFSTLKEATSSHITFFENPKFLTDLENTKAGVVILSPSYKEHLPKTSQALFSDNPHLSMAYASAYFAKKAFDTSIPAKIPAKSHIALHVVIGSNTVIEEGADIMPNVTIGANVCIGKNVKIFPNVVIYDDSIIKDNCIIQAGAIIGSDGFGYAHTKMGEHIKIHHSGNVILEEDVEVGSNSTIDRAVFGSTIIKKGTKIDNLVQIGHNCEIGEYSILVAQTGISGSTKLGRNVVMGGQSATAGHLEIGDFATIAARGGVSKSIEGGKIYGGFPLSLQSEWLKTQAKIAKFFKKN; from the coding sequence ATGAAACTAAGCCTTCTTGCTCAAGCGATTTCGCTTGAATTTTCGGGTTTCGATATGGAAGTTACCTCCTTTTCAACACTGAAGGAGGCGACTTCCTCTCACATTACTTTTTTTGAAAATCCTAAATTCTTAACTGACTTGGAAAATACAAAAGCGGGTGTGGTTATCCTTTCTCCATCTTACAAAGAGCATCTTCCAAAAACTTCTCAAGCACTTTTCAGCGACAATCCACATTTAAGCATGGCATATGCCAGTGCCTATTTTGCCAAAAAAGCTTTTGATACATCCATTCCAGCAAAAATTCCAGCAAAAAGTCACATTGCACTACATGTGGTTATTGGTAGTAACACCGTCATCGAAGAAGGTGCTGATATTATGCCGAATGTCACCATTGGTGCGAATGTTTGTATTGGTAAGAATGTCAAAATTTTCCCGAATGTTGTGATTTACGATGATTCAATTATTAAAGATAACTGCATTATTCAAGCAGGAGCAATTATAGGAAGTGATGGTTTTGGCTATGCTCATACGAAGATGGGTGAGCATATTAAAATTCATCATAGTGGCAATGTCATTCTTGAAGAAGATGTGGAAGTGGGTTCTAACAGTACGATTGATAGGGCTGTTTTTGGATCAACCATCATCAAGAAAGGGACAAAAATTGACAATCTCGTTCAGATTGGACATAACTGTGAGATTGGTGAATACAGTATTTTGGTAGCACAAACAGGTATTTCTGGCTCGACAAAATTGGGTCGAAATGTTGTTATGGGTGGGCAAAGTGCTACGGCTGGACATTTGGAAATTGGTGATTTTGCAACGATCGCAGCACGCGGTGGCGTTTCAAAATCAATTGAGGGCGGTAAAATTTACGGTGGTTTCCCACTTTCTTTACAAAGTGAGTGGCTTAAAACACAAGCAAAAATAGCTAAATTTTTTAAAAAGAATTAA
- a CDS encoding NAD(P)-dependent oxidoreductase — MNKYVITLAKTCLGCKKPSCVKGCPVGTPIPEMIRLFLAGDIKKAGKMLFENNPLSVICSMVCPHEKHCEGHCILNKKGTAVSVGSIENYISDLYMNDLQFEKPVKNGKKVAIIGSGPAGISLAVILGAKGYDITMYDAHDKIGGVLRYGIPDFRLNKDILDTIESKLRQLDVTIRPNITVGKNITVGDLFRDDFKAVFIGTGVWSPKKLGIKGESLGHVHFAIDYLKNPSVYRLGDTVVVLGAGNVAMDVARTAVRHGAREVIIMYRKGMEDIPASHHEVECAKIDGVKFDLYKQPVEITEKGVIYSSTDDSGEEGLLEADSILIAISQSPKDNIVQTAKAIEVDGKGLVVTDESGRTTMEGVFASGDVVTGARTVVEAVAFSKRVAVAIEEYIDSI, encoded by the coding sequence ATGAATAAATATGTCATCACACTTGCTAAAACATGCTTAGGCTGTAAAAAGCCATCTTGTGTTAAAGGATGTCCTGTTGGGACTCCCATTCCTGAGATGATTCGTCTCTTTTTAGCAGGAGATATTAAAAAAGCAGGAAAAATGCTTTTCGAAAACAACCCTCTTTCCGTTATCTGCTCTATGGTATGCCCACATGAAAAACATTGTGAAGGTCACTGTATTCTCAATAAAAAAGGAACAGCTGTTAGCGTAGGAAGCATTGAAAATTATATTTCAGATCTCTATATGAATGATCTTCAATTTGAAAAGCCTGTTAAAAATGGCAAAAAAGTGGCTATTATTGGCAGTGGTCCAGCTGGTATTTCTCTTGCGGTTATTTTAGGTGCGAAAGGGTATGACATTACCATGTACGATGCGCACGATAAAATCGGCGGTGTACTACGCTACGGTATTCCTGATTTTAGATTGAACAAAGATATCTTAGACACGATTGAGTCAAAATTGCGTCAATTAGATGTCACGATTCGTCCCAATATTACTGTTGGTAAAAATATTACTGTGGGTGATCTATTTCGCGATGATTTTAAAGCCGTATTTATTGGAACAGGTGTTTGGTCTCCTAAAAAGTTAGGTATCAAAGGTGAAAGCTTAGGGCATGTACATTTTGCCATTGACTATCTTAAAAATCCTTCTGTGTACCGTCTTGGTGATACCGTTGTGGTTTTGGGCGCTGGAAATGTTGCCATGGATGTTGCAAGAACGGCTGTGAGACATGGCGCTCGTGAAGTGATCATTATGTATCGTAAAGGTATGGAAGATATCCCCGCATCGCATCATGAGGTTGAATGTGCCAAAATTGATGGTGTTAAATTCGATCTTTACAAACAACCTGTAGAAATTACCGAAAAAGGTGTTATTTACAGCAGTACTGATGACAGTGGTGAAGAAGGTTTACTGGAAGCAGATTCTATTTTGATTGCGATTAGTCAAAGTCCGAAAGATAATATTGTTCAAACGGCAAAAGCAATTGAAGTCGATGGAAAAGGCTTGGTTGTGACAGATGAAAGTGGACGAACAACAATGGAAGGTGTTTTTGCTTCGGGTGATGTTGTAACGGGAGCTAGAACGGTTGTTGAAGCAGTAGCATTTTCAAAACGTGTCGCAGTGGCTATTGAAGAGTATATTGATTCAATTTAA
- a CDS encoding pyridoxal phosphate-dependent aminotransferase produces the protein MLSKRIQVLSPSLTLAITALARDLKAQGKDILSFSAGEPDFDTPQRVKDAAIEAIQAGCSKYTAVAGTPEVLKAVAGKLKRENNLDYKPSQIVVNVGAKHSLFNIFQAILNEGDEVIIPSPYWVTYPEIVKYSGGTPVYIETDEATGFKITPAQLKSAITPKTRVLLFNTPSNPTGSVYSKAELEGLAEVLKGTNVLVVSDEMYEKILFDNLKFTSVASISEDMFNRTITVNGLSKSVAMPGWRFGYLACPIKEIVDAIVDLQGQSTSNINSITQKAAIPALNGLVDDDIENMRLAFEKRRNMAYELLNNIKGLSVMKPEGAFYLYVNTKAVEHDSMKFCSKLLEETGVAVVPGLGFGSDGYFRLSFATDDATIKDGIGRIKAFVENYK, from the coding sequence ATGCTATCAAAAAGAATCCAAGTCTTATCACCCTCTTTGACTTTAGCCATTACAGCTTTAGCAAGAGACCTAAAAGCTCAAGGAAAAGATATTCTTAGCTTTTCTGCAGGAGAGCCAGATTTTGACACACCACAACGTGTGAAAGATGCTGCGATTGAAGCCATTCAAGCTGGTTGCTCAAAATACACTGCTGTAGCAGGTACGCCTGAAGTGCTTAAAGCAGTTGCTGGAAAACTTAAGCGTGAAAATAACCTCGACTACAAACCTTCTCAAATTGTAGTCAATGTTGGTGCAAAACACTCATTGTTTAACATTTTTCAAGCCATTCTTAATGAGGGCGATGAAGTGATTATTCCTTCTCCTTATTGGGTGACGTATCCTGAAATTGTTAAATATTCTGGTGGTACACCTGTTTATATTGAGACAGATGAGGCAACTGGTTTTAAAATTACACCAGCACAGCTTAAGTCTGCTATTACACCAAAAACAAGAGTGCTTCTTTTTAATACTCCTTCTAATCCAACAGGATCTGTTTATTCAAAAGCAGAACTTGAAGGTTTGGCTGAAGTTCTTAAAGGAACAAATGTTTTAGTGGTTTCGGATGAGATGTATGAGAAGATTTTATTTGATAATCTTAAATTTACTTCAGTTGCCTCTATTAGTGAAGATATGTTTAATCGAACCATTACCGTCAATGGATTAAGTAAATCGGTTGCGATGCCTGGTTGGCGTTTTGGATATCTTGCCTGTCCTATTAAAGAAATTGTTGATGCCATTGTTGATCTTCAAGGTCAAAGTACTTCAAATATCAACTCTATTACACAAAAAGCTGCTATTCCAGCACTTAATGGTCTTGTAGATGATGATATTGAGAATATGCGCCTAGCTTTTGAGAAACGCAGAAATATGGCGTATGAGTTACTGAACAACATCAAAGGTCTTTCAGTCATGAAACCAGAAGGTGCTTTTTATCTTTATGTGAACACCAAAGCTGTGGAACATGATTCAATGAAGTTTTGCTCAAAGCTTCTTGAAGAAACGGGCGTTGCTGTAGTTCCTGGTCTTGGCTTTGGAAGCGATGGTTACTTTAGACTCTCTTTTGCAACTGATGATGCTACCATCAAAGATGGTATTGGACGCATTAAAGCGTTTGTTGAAAACTACAAATAG